GCGGGGTCGGATCTATTCCCGGCTTCAGTTCGATCGTGCCGAAATAATCCAGGCCAAAGCGCTCCGCAAAGTATGGGAAGTGCTCGTGATAGGAAACGAACTTCACGCCTTTGATCTGTTTGGCTTCGCTCTTCCACTCGGCGATCTTGGCATCGAGCCTGGCGAGATAGGCATCGCGGTTGCGCGTGAATTCCGCCTGATGCTGCGGAGCGAGGTCCACGAGCGCGTTGTAGATATTCCCGATGGCGGTCTCTGCCAACACCGGGTCGAGCGTGTAATGCGGGTTGCCATAGGGATGGACGTCGCCCTGATAGTGGTCGGTCGACTTGGGCACATCGCGCGGGATGATGCCTTTGGAACAGTCCACGTAGCCGGGCGTGCCTTTCTGGATGCGGGGATTCTTGCTCGCCTCCATGAGCGCGGGCAGAAAAGCGTGCTCGGCATCCAACCCGAGCAGAACCAGCATGTCCGCCCGGTTCATCATCGGGACATAGCTCGGCTTCATCGGTATCCCGTGCGTATCTTCGACGCCCGTGGCCAGGCTTTTGACCTCGACCAGATCCCCTCCCACTTCGCGCGCAAAATCAGCGAGGTCGGTAAGCGTCGTAACGATCCGGATTTTTTCAGCATGAGCGGGCGCCGCCCACCCGCACAATGCCGCCATGAGCGCGATTATCGATATTACATTGAATAATTTTGGTCTCATCGTATATTCCTCCTTTCAAGAGTCAGCGCTGCTGCCACCCGTGCGCGTGTGAGCCGATGATCCACGCCCATTGCAGATAAACGGCATTATCAGACTGGAAGCCGGTCGCCGCGTTGGGGTCGGTGTACGTATATTGAAGGCGCAGTTGATTCCAGTGGCTCAAAGCCCATGTCAAGTTCGCGGAGTACGCTGATGTTTTGGCCTGCTTGTTCGCCATGTCCTCCATCCACTCATATTGGACCCCGGCTGTCCACTGTCGATGGAACTTGTACGTGACATATGAGTACAGACCATAGGAGCCGACGGTGACGCCGGGCAAAGCGTTGCCCAAAGGATCCATAATGTCATAACGATTGTCGCTGTAGAGCACTTCTGTGCCCCAGGTGATGGTCTGGAACTGATTGTTGCGAAGAGGCTTCCAGCTCAGCACCAAATCCACTCCTGCCAGGCGCCGCTCCCGTTCGGTATACGTGTTGCCATCGACCATAGGAAAGGGATTGCTGCCGCTCGCATTAAGAGCAGGGTCCCACTGCGCAACCGTTCTCGGATTCCACAGGCCTGAAATACCAGGCTCGAGCGAGATATTGGGTGTCAGGTCAAAATAGGTGGACAAACGGCCCCAATAGTTCAAACCGCTGCCGTGGCGGGTCTCGCCGACGAAGTTTGGCGGATTGTCGCCGCCGAACTGATCACCTACGCCGAGCGTCAAACTGATGTAGTGCTCGACCGGAACCAGCCAATTGATCTGCAACCCGTCCGTTCTCGACTCGCCGCCGATGTACTGGTCCAGCGCGAGCGGACGATTTACAAAGGGCAGCTCATGGTCGTGGATGTATTCCAGGCGGCCGAATTCGCCGAAGAACCGTCCCGCTTTAACCTCCAGGTTGCCCGGGAGTGATGTCGTCTGGAGCGCAGCTTCCTCGACCGTCAAAGCTGATTCGCCGGTAACCGGGTCGGCTGACGCGTTGATAACCACGTAGGCCTTCGCGAAAGGATCCACCGACGCAGCCGCGTTCAGTTCCACCGAACGTTGAAATATATCAAACCCGCCGGGCCGGTCGCTG
This is a stretch of genomic DNA from Nitrospirota bacterium. It encodes these proteins:
- a CDS encoding TonB-dependent receptor → MKRVLCILCILTFCSFTSAVFADDTAERLKKLEDTVQEQSQTIDQLAETQKREIPGIFNPAIGFVGETIFSYRSQGPAETGSDRPGGFDIFQRSVELNAAASVDPFAKAYVVINASADPVTGESALTVEEAALQTTSLPGNLEVKAGRFFGEFGRLEYIHDHELPFVNRPLALDQYIGGESRTDGLQINWLVPVEHYISLTLGVGDQFGGDNPPNFVGETRHGSGLNYWGRLSTYFDLTPNISLEPGISGLWNPRTVAQWDPALNASGSNPFPMVDGNTYTERERRLAGVDLVLSWKPLRNNQFQTITWGTEVLYSDNRYDIMDPLGNALPGVTVGSYGLYSYVTYKFHRQWTAGVQYEWMEDMANKQAKTSAYSANLTWALSHWNQLRLQYTYTDPNAATGFQSDNAVYLQWAWIIGSHAHGWQQR
- a CDS encoding metal ABC transporter substrate-binding protein, with protein sequence MRPKLFNVISIIALMAALCGWAAPAHAEKIRIVTTLTDLADFAREVGGDLVEVKSLATGVEDTHGIPMKPSYVPMMNRADMLVLLGLDAEHAFLPALMEASKNPRIQKGTPGYVDCSKGIIPRDVPKSTDHYQGDVHPYGNPHYTLDPVLAETAIGNIYNALVDLAPQHQAEFTRNRDAYLARLDAKIAEWKSEAKQIKGVKFVSYHEHFPYFAERFGLDYFGTIELKPGIDPTPRHIEELIRAMKAEHVAIVVREPQFPEKVPKIIAEQTGATMITLPIMPGGVPNTETYIKMMDYIIHTMVAAVQAGK